One Pseudomonas tolaasii NCPPB 2192 genomic window carries:
- a CDS encoding TonB-dependent siderophore receptor, translating into MSRLARPLHPLALSVAFAFAAVPLLTVESSFAEENISAVRRFSIPAGDLSQALNSLAEQAGLVLAFDASLARGKHSNGLSGQFDTDVALTRLLAGSGLQALKISADRYRLEPIPDSGGAMELQATTINGAYQSESPTGPVVGYVATRSLSGTKTDTALIETPQSISIVTKDQMRAQNAESLNQILRYSAAVVPETRGATASRLDQLTIRGFAPATYLDGLRLPSSRDASPQKDAFDLERVEVLRGPASVLYGQGTPSGVINMVTKRPLDTPFHEIGVEYGTFNKKRTTFDLSGPIDDQGIYSYRVAGLFDDADGQVQHTETRRQSLSSAFTWRPDDATSLTLLGHFQKDPQGASYGSVPAWGSVLRSPTGHKIDVDFYDGEKRFEKSDREHYSLGYAFEHHFNDVWTVRQNARYMRAEGIYRSIYNSNLQADYRTSNRSTIAADVDMDAYTLDNQLQAKFDTGPLQHTLLTGLDYQNITTDTKTGYGKGPTLDIFDPVYGAPVVTPAFSTDATSRSEQTGVYLQEQMKWDQWVLLLGGRYDWASTDSTTKTLSSGAKSKSSLDSKAFTGRVGLVYLFDNGLAPYASYAESFNPQSGTGYGGSVFKPTEGKQYEIGIKYQPPGSNSFITAAIFDLRQSNVPTMDPDPTHLCGNGRCSIQDGEQQSRGFELEGKASLNDNLDITAAYAYLDNRASKSNSTVQYAPISDIGTGPAIPVKGTTTYGVPRHTASAWADYTFHDGQLKGFGMGAGARYVGSSWGDTANTLKVPGYTLVDAAVHYDIPNIANPKDNLRLALNATNLANKEYVASCYSYSWCWYGSQRTVQASATYQW; encoded by the coding sequence ATGTCGCGCCTTGCTCGTCCCTTGCACCCACTGGCCCTGTCAGTGGCGTTCGCCTTTGCCGCCGTGCCGTTGCTCACCGTTGAGTCTTCCTTTGCAGAAGAGAACATCAGTGCCGTGCGCCGTTTCTCGATTCCCGCCGGGGACTTGAGCCAGGCGCTCAATAGCCTCGCCGAGCAGGCGGGGCTGGTGCTGGCGTTTGATGCGAGCTTGGCCCGGGGCAAGCACAGCAACGGGTTGAGCGGGCAGTTCGACACCGACGTGGCGTTGACTCGGCTGTTGGCTGGCAGCGGCTTGCAGGCGTTGAAGATTTCCGCTGATCGCTACCGGCTGGAACCCATTCCGGATAGCGGTGGCGCCATGGAGTTGCAGGCCACGACCATCAACGGCGCGTATCAAAGCGAAAGCCCCACCGGCCCTGTAGTGGGCTATGTGGCCACGCGTAGCTTGTCGGGCACCAAGACCGACACCGCGCTGATCGAGACGCCGCAGTCGATTTCCATCGTCACCAAAGACCAGATGCGCGCGCAAAACGCCGAAAGCCTCAACCAGATCCTGCGTTACAGCGCTGCCGTGGTCCCGGAAACCCGTGGCGCCACGGCTTCGCGGCTCGACCAGTTGACCATCCGCGGCTTCGCGCCCGCGACTTACCTTGACGGCCTGCGCTTGCCGTCCAGCCGAGACGCTTCGCCGCAAAAGGACGCGTTCGACCTGGAGCGTGTCGAAGTGCTGCGCGGCCCGGCTTCGGTGCTCTACGGGCAGGGCACGCCGAGCGGAGTGATCAATATGGTCACCAAGCGACCGCTGGACACGCCTTTTCATGAGATTGGCGTGGAGTACGGCACCTTCAACAAGAAGCGCACCACCTTCGATCTGAGCGGCCCGATCGACGATCAGGGTATTTATTCCTACCGAGTGGCAGGCCTTTTCGATGACGCCGACGGTCAGGTTCAGCACACCGAAACGCGTCGCCAATCGCTGTCCAGCGCCTTCACCTGGCGACCGGACGATGCCACCTCGCTGACCCTGCTCGGGCATTTTCAGAAGGATCCTCAAGGCGCGTCCTACGGCTCGGTGCCCGCCTGGGGTTCGGTGCTGCGCAGCCCCACCGGGCATAAGATCGACGTGGATTTCTACGACGGCGAAAAGCGCTTCGAGAAAAGCGACCGCGAACATTACTCATTGGGCTACGCCTTCGAACACCACTTCAACGATGTGTGGACCGTGCGCCAGAACGCCCGCTATATGCGCGCCGAAGGTATCTATCGCAGCATTTACAACAGCAACTTGCAGGCCGATTACCGCACCTCCAACCGTTCGACCATCGCTGCTGATGTCGATATGGACGCCTATACCCTCGACAACCAACTGCAGGCCAAATTCGACACCGGGCCGTTGCAGCACACGCTGTTGACGGGCCTCGATTACCAGAACATCACCACAGACACCAAGACCGGTTATGGCAAAGGTCCGACCCTGGATATCTTCGACCCGGTCTATGGCGCGCCGGTCGTCACACCTGCTTTCAGCACTGACGCCACCTCACGCAGTGAGCAGACCGGTGTCTATTTGCAGGAGCAGATGAAGTGGGACCAATGGGTACTGCTGCTCGGCGGCCGTTATGACTGGGCCAGCACCGACAGCACCACCAAAACCCTCAGCAGCGGCGCCAAGAGCAAGTCCTCGCTGGACAGCAAGGCCTTCACCGGCCGCGTGGGGCTGGTGTATCTGTTCGATAACGGCCTGGCGCCGTATGCCAGTTATGCCGAGTCGTTCAACCCGCAGTCGGGTACCGGCTACGGCGGTTCGGTGTTCAAGCCGACCGAGGGCAAACAGTATGAAATCGGCATCAAATATCAGCCGCCAGGCAGCAACAGCTTTATCACCGCAGCGATTTTCGACCTGCGCCAGAGCAACGTGCCAACCATGGACCCGGACCCGACGCACCTGTGCGGCAACGGGCGCTGCAGCATTCAGGACGGCGAACAGCAATCCCGTGGCTTTGAGCTGGAAGGCAAGGCCAGCCTGAACGATAACCTCGACATCACGGCGGCCTATGCCTATCTGGACAACCGTGCGAGCAAGTCCAACAGCACCGTGCAATATGCGCCGATCAGCGACATCGGCACCGGCCCGGCGATCCCGGTCAAAGGCACCACCACCTACGGCGTGCCGCGCCATACCGCGTCGGCCTGGGCGGATTACACCTTCCATGATGGCCAGCTCAAAGGCTTCGGCATGGGCGCAGGGGCACGTTACGTGGGCTCGTCCTGGGGTGATACCGCCAACACCCTGAAAGTGCCGGGCTACACGCTGGTGGATGCGGCGGTGCACTACGACATCCCGAATATCGCCAACCCCAAAGACAACCTGCGCCTGGCGCTGAATGCCACCAACCTGGCAAACAAGGAATATGTGGCTTCGTGCTACTCCTACTCGTGGTGCTGGTATGGCTCGCAGCGCACGGTGCAGGCGAGTGCGACTTATCAGTGGTGA
- a CDS encoding DUF3995 domain-containing protein, with translation MSFVIARWIVGVFACISMVHLYWAAGGKLGSLAAIPQLPGEFARGPRPAFKPSALGTFLVALGLVAIALLVCLRAGLYFSPVSHGALQWGISAIALVMFARAIGDSELVGFFKKVGGSRFARLDTYFYSPLCLLLGVGLLVVAWA, from the coding sequence ATGAGCTTTGTCATCGCGCGATGGATTGTGGGGGTGTTTGCCTGCATCAGCATGGTGCATTTGTACTGGGCGGCGGGCGGCAAGCTTGGCAGCCTGGCGGCCATTCCACAATTACCGGGCGAGTTCGCCAGAGGCCCAAGACCCGCGTTCAAGCCTTCGGCACTGGGCACGTTTCTGGTGGCGTTGGGGTTGGTCGCAATTGCCTTGCTCGTCTGCTTGCGCGCCGGGCTGTATTTCTCGCCGGTTTCCCATGGGGCCCTGCAGTGGGGGATCAGCGCGATTGCACTGGTGATGTTTGCCAGGGCCATTGGGGATTCGGAGTTGGTGGGGTTTTTCAAGAAAGTGGGCGGGTCGAGGTTTGCGCGGCTGGATACATATTTTTATTCGCCGTTGTGTTTGTTGTTGGGGGTGGGGTTGTTGGTGGTGGCGTGGGCTTAA
- a CDS encoding DUF2946 domain-containing protein: MKIARADRSLIAWMLYCCVLFNVFACSIGHGQMLGMQLNGIGGQFCTVDPRTQAPASTNTSDENLPTLAKAFGCPLCSTGGMGPALSSSLNVAVLPQPHAPPPAVVLAADIPARFTWPTANPRAPPAFA; the protein is encoded by the coding sequence ATGAAAATCGCCCGTGCCGACCGTTCGCTCATTGCCTGGATGCTTTATTGCTGCGTCCTGTTCAATGTATTCGCGTGCAGTATTGGCCATGGGCAGATGCTGGGGATGCAGCTCAATGGCATCGGTGGTCAGTTCTGTACCGTCGACCCGCGCACCCAGGCGCCCGCCTCGACCAACACCTCCGATGAAAACCTGCCGACCCTGGCCAAGGCCTTTGGTTGCCCGCTGTGTTCCACCGGCGGCATGGGCCCGGCGCTCAGTTCCAGCCTGAATGTGGCGGTGCTGCCACAACCCCATGCACCGCCTCCGGCGGTGGTGCTTGCCGCTGACATCCCTGCCCGTTTCACCTGGCCCACGGCCAACCCGCGCGCGCCTCCCGCTTTCGCCTGA
- a CDS encoding TonB-dependent receptor yields the protein MKHLPLLAGLFGCLPVCTWAIELAPTTIDGEQSAEPGLTLDQPSGMASRLGLSVRETPASVAIATRNDIERHGAKTFRDAANTLPGVNASAPPGFGGFVSYRGFTSSQITQMFNGINVATGLARPVDAWIYDRVELVGGPSSLINGAGSVGGSLNYVTKLATREEQAAKGQLTYGSYDTAGMAFGLNHALTEPGADVQHYARLDVSRNTNHSYIDRDQRDAWSVAFSLLSDLTPDLSHTLALEYQDEHEDSPYWGTPVLNPKAGELKIDRHNRFNNYNVADGRYEQRTLWMRSIIDYRINDSTTLKNTLYHLDSQRDYRNLETYQYNADNSAVNRSTAYQVRHQGEQNGNQFELRHDDSFFGLSTTWSGGFEYKVNSTTNNPLNVPGNSTVDPNNYNPGHFYDIPGTRPGFVKDKTNAVTTKALFVENRLGLTDKLSLLTGLRYDAIDLDVTNHRVVTVTNPRHFKRSWEPVTGRVGLTYQFIPSANVYVQYSTAAEQPSTTTQVFDVSTGKQWEVGSKFDYLDGRGSATVAAYRIERKDFAVTDPLDPNNSIPVGAQTSKGIELASSLRITPTLLAEGNFAWVDAEYDDFNEKIASGAVVSRKGNTPTNVPKRVGNLWLTYDFAEDWQGGVDARYVAEVYADNANTQTVPAYTLFGTFLRYKVDSHTSVTGRVRNLTNEVYAEFAHVSPAYYLGAPRTFEVAVQTRF from the coding sequence ATGAAACATTTACCCCTGTTGGCAGGCCTGTTCGGCTGCCTGCCCGTCTGCACCTGGGCGATTGAACTGGCCCCTACCACCATTGATGGCGAGCAAAGCGCCGAGCCCGGACTGACCCTGGATCAACCCAGCGGCATGGCGTCGCGCCTGGGCTTGAGCGTGCGGGAAACCCCGGCGTCAGTGGCCATCGCCACACGCAATGATATCGAGCGCCATGGCGCCAAGACCTTCCGCGATGCGGCCAACACCCTGCCTGGTGTCAACGCCAGCGCACCGCCGGGGTTTGGCGGTTTTGTGTCCTATCGCGGGTTTACCAGCAGCCAGATCACCCAGATGTTCAACGGTATCAACGTCGCCACGGGCCTGGCCCGGCCAGTGGATGCGTGGATTTACGACCGGGTTGAGCTGGTGGGCGGCCCCTCCTCCCTGATCAACGGCGCCGGTTCCGTAGGCGGCTCGCTGAACTACGTGACCAAACTGGCGACCCGTGAGGAACAGGCCGCCAAAGGCCAGCTCACCTATGGCAGCTACGACACGGCGGGCATGGCCTTTGGCCTGAATCACGCCCTGACCGAGCCGGGTGCCGATGTACAGCACTACGCGCGCCTGGACGTGAGCCGCAACACCAACCACAGCTACATCGACCGCGACCAGCGTGATGCCTGGAGTGTGGCGTTTTCCCTGCTCAGTGATTTGACGCCCGACCTGTCCCATACCCTGGCGCTGGAATATCAGGATGAACACGAGGACAGCCCCTACTGGGGCACGCCGGTCCTCAACCCCAAGGCCGGCGAGCTGAAGATCGACAGGCACAACCGCTTCAACAACTACAACGTCGCCGATGGCCGTTACGAACAACGCACCCTCTGGATGCGCTCGATCATCGACTACCGGATCAACGACAGCACCACGCTGAAAAACACGCTGTATCACCTGGACAGCCAGCGCGATTACCGCAACCTGGAGACTTACCAGTACAACGCGGACAACAGCGCGGTGAATCGCTCGACCGCCTACCAAGTACGCCATCAAGGTGAGCAGAACGGCAACCAGTTCGAGCTGCGTCACGACGACAGTTTCTTCGGCCTTTCGACGACCTGGTCCGGCGGCTTTGAATACAAGGTCAACAGCACCACCAACAACCCCTTGAATGTACCGGGCAACAGCACGGTGGATCCAAACAACTACAACCCCGGGCACTTCTATGACATTCCGGGCACTCGCCCGGGCTTCGTCAAGGACAAGACCAACGCCGTCACCACCAAAGCGCTGTTCGTAGAGAATCGCCTGGGCCTGACCGACAAATTGTCGCTGCTGACCGGCTTGCGCTATGACGCCATCGACCTGGATGTCACCAACCATCGCGTGGTTACGGTCACCAACCCGCGCCACTTCAAGCGCAGCTGGGAGCCGGTCACCGGTCGCGTGGGGCTGACCTACCAGTTCATTCCATCGGCCAATGTGTATGTGCAATACAGCACTGCCGCCGAGCAACCTTCGACCACGACGCAGGTGTTTGACGTGTCGACCGGCAAGCAGTGGGAGGTGGGCAGCAAGTTCGACTATCTGGACGGGCGTGGCTCGGCCACCGTCGCCGCCTACAGGATCGAACGCAAGGATTTTGCCGTCACCGACCCGCTGGACCCGAACAACAGCATTCCCGTAGGCGCGCAGACGTCGAAGGGCATTGAGCTGGCCAGTTCATTGCGCATCACGCCCACGTTATTGGCTGAAGGCAACTTCGCCTGGGTGGATGCCGAGTACGACGACTTCAACGAGAAAATCGCCAGCGGTGCCGTGGTTTCGCGCAAAGGCAACACGCCGACGAACGTGCCCAAGCGCGTGGGTAATCTGTGGCTGACCTACGATTTCGCCGAAGACTGGCAAGGCGGTGTGGACGCACGGTACGTGGCCGAGGTGTATGCCGACAACGCCAACACTCAGACGGTACCGGCCTACACGCTGTTCGGAACTTTCCTGCGCTACAAGGTGGACTCGCACACCTCGGTAACGGGGCGTGTGCGCAACTTGACGAATGAGGTGTATGCCGAGTTTGCGCATGTGTCGCCGGCTTACTACCTGGGGGCGCCGAGGACGTTTGAGGTGGCGGTGCAGACCCGGTTCTAA